Genomic window (Daucus carota subsp. sativus chromosome 5, DH1 v3.0, whole genome shotgun sequence):
TGCCCAAGAAAATGATAGTTCATTACCCAAGAAACTACACTTGTGATAATTTCATAGAGAAATGAGGATCTTTAAGTCAAGAATATATTTTGGGAATACTGAAGGTCACAGTCTCACAGAGAAACAGACTGAAGTTCATATTAGGAAGCATTAGCATCTGAAAAATAGGTCTTTACGGCTGTTTTTGAGTTGCCTACATACATTAATATATGCTCATGAATACACAAGGTACAAACTCATTCTTATAAGTCAAAAGTAATCAGATTGAATCATCAAAATGAATATACTTGATCATTTCCCCTAATAAACATACCTAAACCACGAGCAGCAACATCTGTGGCAGTCATTATAGGGCTCTTGCCAGCTTTAAATTCTGACAAGACCCAGTCTCTTTCCGCCTGACTTTTATCTCCGTGAATAGACAGAGCAGGCCAACCATCCATCCGAAGCTGCCGAGTAATTTGGTCGCACCCTTTCTTAGTGTCCATGAATATCAAAATCCGACTACCATCCATTATATCCTCCAGCAACTTCACTAATCTAGCACATATAAGATGGTTTTGTTATGGAGCGAAGAATTTATCACAAGTAGTACggaatttgttttaaaaaaacagtaacatctatgacaaaaaaaaacaggATAGAGGTGATGCCTACTTATTGTATTTCTGACTCTCAGAAACAATGTCCACATGCTGATGAATTGCATGGTTAGCCTTCAAATCCGGTGACCCAATAACCACCTGCGAAAATCTCACGAGTGATATTACAACACCGCGTGTACATaactttatattataacttacgTGTACTGAAGGCCTAATATATTGTAAATACTGACTTCCAAAACCAGAATGGTCTGTAAGCAACTATAGCAAAACGTAACAGATTGTTGATATGTTTATCACAATCAATGGTGCTATTCCTGAAGTAGGTCATATACAAAGTTTATATCAACTGCCAAAAATGGTCAGGACATATGAAAGTTAGCTCAGCCTAAAAAGTACTAATATTGCCGGAAAAAAGATTCTTACTTTGTATGGATTGTAAAGAAATTTTCGTGCCAGCTGTTCAACCTCCTTAGGCCATGTAGCACTCCAGTACAGGGTTTGACGATCTGGGCGGATCTGCATACAAAATACATTGAGTTAAGCATTGTGATGGGGTTAATCATAAGTTGCAATGCGTATTCAGTTCAATATCACTGCtgtttatattcaaaaaatataaaggtAAACAGATTCGTTAACAATAATGCTTAACAATCCAATTCATAGATATATCATTAGCTATATACTTGTTTCTAAAAAGATATAGAATGACTTTATGCCTTCCCTTTCGTATCACTACCCAAAATTAAGCTCAAACACTGTGTGTTTGTGTCCACACATAACGCAGACTTAAGCATAAACAGTGATTTATCTATTTGTAATCTGTACTGCATAATTTACTTTAAAATGCTTCATAACATCTCTATCAAACAAGAAGAAACAAACCTGTGAAACAATTTTTCGGATCTGAGGTTCAAATCCCATATCCAGCATCCGATCAGCCTCATCCAACACAAGGTATGTGACCCTCCGCAAATTTGTATGATGAGTTTCCAACATATCAATCAATCGTCCTGGTGTTGCAATAACGATTTCAACACCTAGGGCAGAAAATTGTTACCAATGACATCGTTGAGTTAATTCCCATGAATATGACAGCGTCATTAAGTAGAAGGCGGAGCATTAGGATATACCCGTTTCATGAACATCACCATACAGTAGTAAAGTCATCTTGAGCTTATCGCCACCTACCTTTCTGAAGATCACGAACTTGAGGTCCTTTCGGGACCCCACCATATATGCAAGTATTTTTAATCTTCGATGATGCACCAAATTTAGTAGCTTCTTGCTGTATCTGAACAGCCAGTTCACGAGTCGGTGCCAAAACCAAAACAATTGGACCATCTCCAGGAGCTGAAAGAATAAGATGGTCAGTCGGGATTTTGACCTCCTATGAGCCATATAGAGAAAATGAAATACAATAAAATGCATGAAGACAATGTCTTGGAGATGGGAAACGTTGATACCTAAAAATGGTTGAGCATTAACATGGACAATTGCAGGCAGTAGATAAGCTAGTGTCTTGCCCGATCCTGTTTCAGCAATACCAATGAGATCGCGACCCTTTAAAGCCATTGGCCATCCTTGAGCTTGAATAGCTGTAGGCTCAGAAAAGCCAGCCTTTTCAATTTCTTGCATCACATAATCTGCAGCAGAGGAAAACGATCAATTAACTAATATCAAATAAACAACACATCAGTAGCAGTTCATAAAATTTGATTGAGAAAGTattttagaaattatatttttctcccATTAAATGTTAGATCCCATTGcaccttaattttattaaaaaggcAGTCAGTTGCTTATTTACATCAGAAGATTGCAGTCGCCTAGAGCATCTCTCATAAGGGATGCCAAGTCTATGTGGCATGGCACTCTTAGTTGCCACCCTTTTGGAGTTCAAAGGGTGCCCTCAAAATagataaaactcaaataattatcTTGAACGTATATATCATTTATACCTATTTAGTCGTGTCTagtttctttattattttttgggaCTACTTAAGCACCTTATATTGGGTGCCAACTGTTAGAGTTAGAGATAGCCAAATATGATAATGGATGGAGGAACAATAAAAAACTACTATTTATGATGATTGGACATGGTTGGCACCCCCAAAGGATGCCTCTATTGGACATGCTCTTTTAATGATGAATAAGTTCCCCACTAAATATAGTAACATACAGATATCTCATTTATTGCCACATCTATGCAAGACATCCTACTAGCTTAAACAAGCAGACTTTAAgtttatactccctctattACCTAGATAACAATGTTTCTTTTGAACTTTCTGTAGGATTCAGTAATATTAGTTATGCTAGACCTTcgatgtataaaaaaaattatgatctcTTTGCCACGTTATACTATATTGGGAAGATTTGGGCCAAGCCATAAGTGAATTTAATACTTTTGTTACAAAGGGTAGAAACAATAACCAATTAAAGATTTTCAATACTTCAAATGTTACTCAAATAAGACCTTGAAAACTAGGATTGGGCGTGTACATTCCACAATTGCACTTTCTATCGCTCAAGATTGTCAACAACTGCTAAACTATTCAACAGAAATAACGTACCTGGAAAGCGAACATCTCGGAAAGATTTAACAGGCTTCGGCACATCCTGACCTTCAACCGTGATTTCCCTCATAAGCCTATACTCATCTACATCACTTTCCGACATAGCAGCAACCGCCGAAGACTCGACATAAAAGTTTTTCTCAAACGGAGTCAAACCATCCAAATCCAACTTCCGCGGAGACTCCACGCCGTCATAGTCAACCCTCTTGCTGGCAGACGTACTAATACCTCCAAATCCCGAATCACTAAATAAACCACAAACAAAATCAACCTGATCACACTTCAATCTATAGTCTAAGCTACACCTCTCAAACACACAATATATAACGCAATTACAAACCAGAGATATAACAACCTACTAATACGCAAGCTAGTAGAGCCAAATGCTGGTTCAATTATCGACACCGTGTCGTTTCACAAATCTTAAACCCTAACCACATGTGAATAGTACAAACTTGCAATTTACACAAGTCATCAACAATCCAACATTTACAGAGAGAAACACGTAGAGAAATTCAATAAAACCAAACAGTTTCaccaattataaaattattaactacTTCTCAAACATAAAccctaaaaataagaaataaattaGTGGTAATTGAGTTAGGGTTACCTTCGGCGGTCACGGTACGAAGCGGGGTCGCCGGAGCGGCTATCGTATCGGCTCATATCGTGAAATTTACAGAGTATGTTTTGTATCGGAATTTTGAAATAACGAGCGAGTGATTGAAGATTTGAGAGTGTTAATTAGGGCTGTTATATGAGTGGGCACGGACTAAGCGAATCGGGTCGAACAGTAGAGCGGTTTTCTGTAATTCGGCCCGGTCTTGCCACATTCCTGAATGttgaatttaaatttacttttcACAATTAAGAATAAGGATTAatcttctttcaaaaaaaatgaaataaagatttatctctaaataaaaatatataaaattctacatttttctgaaataaatctctgtcttttttttaaatattaaatgtaaaacatcttaacatttatattcaaaaaaaattctaaaaagatgtattttctaaaaaaataaatccttaaattttgaaaaataagtttGCCAGCGGGTGAATGCTTTTTCTAACACAATTTCGAGAGGGAGTATCCAAAATAACCACCGGTCGAAAACGTGCCCTTAATACCCATGAGAACACGCATACAAGGAATGCATATCCATGACACACATGAATTAAATGTTAAAACACACGAGTCTCTGCCTAATAACAGATTTTGATTATACATCATTGACTTCGATTACACGTTCTACTTATACGAGTACCTGGCACACGCATATCCAACATGCGTGCATCTTCTTATTCCTCGTGATCTTTTGTTGACACAATAATGCAAATCTAATACAGCACACACATTTCGTGGATGTGAATTCagcttatatgtatataataatccCATTCAGTGAATAACCACTCAAATCCTTAAACTCTCAATAAAGAAAATAGTGACAGCTAATGGCAACACTACACAAGCATTTGCAAAATGCGAGTTCGAGTAAGTAAAAAGGACAATTTtttacttagcaaaaaaaaaaggacaaTTTTTTCGTGAATAGATATTCTGAACACAGAAGAGTTGAAAATTGGTTATTCACAGCATTTTCTCATTCTATAATGGTCCTATCAaaagaaatatgtaaatatacaaaatcttatgaaaataaataattatttctgCAGACAAACCcactaaggggtcgtttggttgaaAAACGATTATGGGGTTGAAATGAGAAATTGGGTTAAGGTGGTATGAGGTGCAGGTATCGATTTTGATATCACGTGTTTAGTTGAGTGGTGGAATGAATATGATTGAATTGAAACATTTATGaggtattaattataattaatttaatatatttttaaattaatatttatatatatttttaagtcattaaattcattttgtattaataatttatatgaaatGATATAAATAGTAACGGAAAATTagaaatagaaagaaaaaaaatgacagTAAGTATGATATTTACAAGTAGAGCTGCACTCAGACAAGCAAAGAAGCGGCTAATAGTCGAGACAGAATCATGACATTTGCAACTATCCACTCCCCAGTACTCTCACTCACAGTTCGAGCTTCAGTTGACATACAACAAAGAATATCTTACACACCACATCGAACCATCCCTAAAAACCCCAAGCCCACAGCCACCCCTTCtccacccaccaccaccacaacAAGCTCACCCAACTTATCCGTATCAGACCTCCTCAGCCGCCCCGAAAAAGTCGCTACCCAAGGTTATTTTTCGCTCGGACATTTTGTCGAACACTTGGTGTGCATCTTTATTTGCTTGTTTTATGTTGCTGAATTGCTTATATTATCTGAGATTGTTTTTGTGACAGTACCAGTCAGTGAAACTAGTTCTTTTATGGGGTATGATGCTTGGTTGCCGACTGCGCCTAAAGTAGAGAAGCCGCGGTCTGTGTACAATGCAGCTTCATTGGCGTTTATCGGTGACTGCATTTATGAGGTTTGTTGTAATTCTTTCAAATTTTTGATGTGTGCATGTGTGGTTGTGTAAAGTGATGGACAAAAGTAGGGTGTAGGAGGTCATTGCTTTATCGAATTTCGGAAGATAATGTGAATGTAAGAATGCAATTTTAATCAGTGGTCAGGCTTTGTGTATATGGAAGTCGGTTCAagctaatttttgaaatttagtcAGTATGTTGCCATGCCATGCTAGCCCTAGTTCTGCTCTGTGACTTGACTTCTGTCTGAATTATCAGCAATTGGCATAGGCAGTTTACTGGGAATTGAGAGTAGAAGCTAGGGGGATGGTTGAACAGGGTTCTTTTCTTGTTTAAATGCATTGTGTAAAAATTAACCAAAACTGCAATTTTTAATTTCAACTAAATTCTGAAAACCTTGTTCCAGTGATTTGGCCAGTTACTTTGACTATCTCTTATGTTACTTTTCCCAATTTAAAAGAGATCAAGTTCTCTTACCTGTACAAAGGATTAGCGAACAAAAAGAACTTATTTTATTCTTATCATTATAATTACTTGGGGTATAGGGTACTGTAACACATCTTTCACCAATagagtattaaaaataaaaagcaatAACAAGTCAATGAATCAATAGTTTCTTGAGTGACATTAAATTGGTAAAATTCTATGAGTCACTTGTCCTGCTATAAAATGCCCAACACTGGTAATAACTGAGAGGATGTATCATAAATTTTACAAGTACTTGTATAATTTACTATGGTCAGGTTATTAAACGTTCTTTTGAACGATAAGCGTGCTTACGTTGTCTGAATTCATATGCAGCTATATGCTCGGAGAAACTTTTTGTTTCCTCCGCTAAATATTGAAGAATACAATGATCGTGTGATGGCTGTTGTACGTTGTGAAGCTCAGGTATGCTTTACTGTTCTCAAGTTATGCAGATGTTTAACTAGAATTCAAGATTTGAAATTGTTTGCTATTTATATGAGGCTGAAGATTGCAATTCTCATTATTCTGGTAGTCAGAAGATTGATGGTAGGAAGCTTTAAATTACCATTATAAGAGTATATCTAGGTAGCTGGATAGGTTCATTATCTACTAAAGTCATTAGTTTTATTATTCTAACGTACCCAGGCCACATGGATTTTACAGTTCATTGACAACAGTATTAAAAACAAACTCCACAGCATTGCTATCCGTAAATAGTTAGGATAGGCTAGTGCGTTTGaactttttcttaaaaaattgcTGATGAGACGGGACCGTTGACTTGCCCAGTATAGTTTCCGACTATAACTCAGATTGCTGAATATGTTAATGATAGATATATGAAACAACCAGCTAAAAGTATGTGCACCTAGGATTCAATCAATAGCGTGTTGTAAATAAATAGCAATGAATTATTAACTAAATTTTTGCTAATGATAGCAAATATTGTTCCCAAGACTCTACTTTGCtttatttagtttaaaattttggaaGTTACTTGCTAAATGGTACCTGCTACTTTCTCCAAATTATTTGTCAAGTTAATTAAGAATATAATTAACTTGAAAGAAGTATTCTTTGAACCATGATTTTGTGGTTATCTGTTCAAATTACTCAGTGTCAATCTAACCTGTTGGGGGagaaaaaaactaaataaagataattttacaatgatatatatgttactatggttaaatatattttgtgtacTGTTGATCTTGGTAACTGCATAAGATAAACTATATGTAAAGTTTTCTCTATTTGTATGTATACTTTGTTACTATATCGCTATGCTAGGAAGCACGGACACGGCAAAAAAGCTGCCGTATGCGTGTCGGAAACGGCTGACACGGGGACACGGCACCGACACGGCTGAGTATGTATCCGATACGCCATGTGGCGTGTCGGAACACAAATGCAGCCGACATGCAACCAAAACCTCTACCCAACTTTAAAAAAGGCCCAGTAATGTTTATAACCTAATACCAGTTGTCTTTTATATGTATACAGATTCTATATGTATAGCCGTCTCCCTCTGTTTTTCATCTCTCAGTCTGATATATATACAGAAAagcctatatatacatacattctATATATCTATTTGCTAAATATcacttgattatataaatatacgaGTGGGACAATGAGTTCAAGTGCGAAGTTGTTTAATattcaacatatataaattatatattttatattactattttttttttgccgtgTCCCGTATCCAGGACTCTTCGCTAATTGGCGAATCCCCGTATCCCGTGTCCCGTGTCGCCGTACCTAAGTCCGTGCATCCTAATCTGCAAGtagatatgtatatattgatatttgtaTCAGTCATAGTTTCCTTAACTGTGTATGATAGGTTCCATGATAGGTTCCAGATTTTGTGTAATTAGTTTCGGATGCTATAGGGAGTTCATGATATTGTATTTGGTTGTAATTAGCTGTCCTAGTAAGTAGTAACACATGTTTCGGTGTTATACATGATATCCagctaatttaaattaaatgataaattgaGATTTTTGCTCATGTCTTTGCAGGACACGATGCTACAAAAGCTCATAAATGATAACGTTTTATCCAAAGAAGAGAGGTTAGTGTGTAATTTTAAAGTCTAATCAGTCTATTTATGCTTCTTATTTTGGTTATGGTTAGTCACTTAAATTTAAACACTCACACACCCCACCTCCTCTGAGGCTGGAACCCTCAAGCTCTTGCTACCTAGAGGAGAAGGGTATCACCTAGGTATTTGACATTTGACATTTTGAGGAACAGAAGAAGATATTCTTGATTTGTTTCTCTTAATGAAAACTACATATGATAAGACAAGATCTTATGTGATCGTAATAATGAAATCAGTGAAGTTTCTGGCATGTTCTGTACTGTCTACATTTTTGTTTTGGTTACACCAGGTTTTTAAATATGGGAATGAAGTCATCTATTAGATGTCTTCTGATACCACCAATCTGTCTCAGAATGTAGTTTTCTGATCACTTGgatttaaatatgttattttctGTTCACTTGGATTTCTTGATTTTGTGGTAGCATGCTGGTGATACGGCGATTGAATAAATAGGTTATTGACACCTCAATTATAGGAATCCAGGAAATGTCTAGAATTAACATCCTTTAGATACCAAGAACTTGTCTCACTGCTGTTGAGTGTGCTAATTGCAGTAAGCAACTTATATTACATCTTGTGTGTGAAAATTATACATTGATATTAGTTGGATGTGCCAAAGGCATTTTTCTTGGATGCTAGTAATGATACTAGATGTGCCTTCATAGAGATTTTAAGAAGGCTTCAGTATAAGTATTATGAACTAAAGTTGCATTTGTTTATAACATCTGATAAGCATCTGCTGCAGGGATATTATCCGCTGGGGAAAAAATATAGGTTCAGCAACCAAAACGAGGACAAAGAAACGTGCCGGCATAGCTGTTTACAAAAGAGCATCTTCACTTGAAACACTGGTTAGTTCTATTTTAGATACTCCCGCTTTCTAATTCTGGTGTGAAATAGAGCTCAAGTTAATGGTGttgtgatttttcttaaatgatactccctctgtcccatttaattctatacgtttctttttcactgttcgacacgcacttcaatgctcttataaaacatgcttccataatttatttttaaaattttcttttcctgaataaaaatataacattcaaacttttatacaaaaaaaaaaatcttaaaaataagttatagaactatactttacgagagcattaaagtctgtgccgcgttcccgtcccccaatgtatataactcagggggacggagggagtaacttttacATCCACGGGAACCAAGGTAACAGAAAAGTTTGAGTTTGTATATCAGGACAAATAATTGATCTACTACCGTCAATTTTTTCAGAACAGGGAGTATTACTGTATTTTTTTAGGgataattctatatatattttgaacttGAACCAACCAACCTTGCCTAACCTCTAATTTTGTCATGTAAATTGTGCTCTTGCTTCAAACAATTTCCAGATCTGTCATTTTTTAAGCAAGATTCTGTTCTGTAAATTTGGTTTAAGCTGTAATCTCACATTAAGGCTAAACTTTAAAGTATCTGACAACTAAtgtaatttaacaaatatatggcATCTAAGCAAGTTTGCGACAAATAAGGACCTGGCTTGTtggtaattttaatttagtgaATTTTTTATGCAGGTTGGTCACCTGTACTTGACAAACACAAAACGTCTGGATGAGATTATGCTAAAATTAGGCTTCTCAGTTGATGGTTCTACCAAATTGGTCTTGGATGAAGGAAATGGCAAGTATATGGTCTTCATCCTTTTAACTTCGATCatttttataacaatttaaagttGAAAGTTTTAGCAGTTTTTTTACTGCTCAGAAGTAATATATGATTAAGGAAAAGTAAAGAAGCCTTTGgcaacatacatatatttattgtgGAATTTAAGTTCCCGTTATTATTCTTCAACATAAAGTAGACACCCTATAAGACCTGTCCCAGACGATGAGTCTTCTCCATTCCCTTGAAGTCATAGTAACCATTTGTGTAGTCTTTGTTTTTGCTTCATTTGTTGGTCTTGGATCTTAGATCGTTTCACTTTCTCAAAGGGAAAAGTTACCCAAAACTTCAATGGTGTGGctaagacttgggtcttaggCCCTTGGCCTTCCTTCCAGACTAAAAGGTCCGAAAGACAATTTCTTCATAAGTTTGATCATCTATGCTATTTGCATATATTGCTCAAGGTAAGGACATCAGACCATTGTGCTGTGATGTTTCCATGGGGGAAAGCACATCCTGAACGAAAAATTGTAGATGCAAATGTTTTCATTATCCTATGGATGTTGCATACTATTAAGTCTCTCATTATTGGTGTAGTTCTACGTAGTGGGTTTCCATACTGATTTTCCATCACATTACTTCTTTTCTCAGGTCTGCCGGACATTGAACAGAAATAGCAACAAAATGTGCGGGTATGAGTGTAACTCTTGATTGTGTGCCAGGCGGATTCATCAACAGACAAAATGTACAGAGGACCCAACGATTAGTCTTAtctgtatataaaaaaatttagacttATTGAAGATGAAAAAATATGCAAGTCATTTAAGATATAGGTCTAAAGCATCAAGCAAGCTTCTACTTCCGCAACTATGTAACAAGACTTGGGACTATGGAAGTTGTTGGTGTAATATTTTGTGTCTACTTTGGTGTTCGTTAGCACTGTGAAAATTTGAAGCTGAAAATCTACTTCCATATATTAAAATGACAATCAAGTACAAAATGAGCTCAAAAAATAGGTGTGAAATATTGATTATGCCCctatttaatatgtaattacagaaaaactattatttaattcacctttaaaattaaaatattaaatatcattaattaATGCATATACgcaataactaaattaattatactTCCTTATGACCCCTCCCACGTAAAGTTTTTCGGTAATATTTACATGGaagatattaattgttaataattaatttaattacaaaCACATCATGTTCTTTTTAGAATCCTTAGTCTAGGAACCTTACAACTAGTATTATTAAGGGTTCGGGTTCTGAGCAAAACTGCAAATGCAAAAAATGttgtgtttatgtattatatcttaaaaatatttttgaacccatacaacgatgcaaaaaatatgtatttagatttatatcctaaaaatctatttaaaatttaggtttCTGCAGCAGAATCTTAGTGATTTTAAGGATCTTATTTTAAAGATGGGTTCTCTTTTGAGCGcgaacacatacacacacacatattgtaAATTATATTCTTGAATAAATATCCACCAAAATAGCaattttcatcaatatttttatcaagatgttaatatttattaagatGAGGCCATAAATACCCGTTAGATATTTCATTATCAAAGTATCAAGATGATACGTCACAACCAGTTTAATATCAACGTGATACTCCATTGATAGAGTAATATCAATATGATACTTGTGTTGCGCCTTCTCAGCACGGGGACCAACGTCCCAAGCGCGGAGTGAAACCATTAGTTAAG
Coding sequences:
- the LOC108220619 gene encoding uncharacterized protein LOC108220619 isoform X4, yielding MTFATIHSPVLSLTVRASVDIQQRISYTPHRTIPKNPKPTATPSPPTTTTTSSPNLSVSDLLSRPEKVATQVSETSSFMGYDAWLPTAPKVEKPRSVYNAASLAFIGDCIYELYARRNFLFPPLNIEEYNDRVMAVVRCEAQDTMLQKLINDNVLSKEESRDIIRWGKNIGSATKTRTKKRAGIAVYKRASSLETLVGHLYLTNTKRLDEIMLKLGFSVDGSTKLVLDEGNGLPDIEQK
- the LOC108220619 gene encoding uncharacterized protein LOC108220619 isoform X5, with protein sequence MTFATIHSPVLSLTVRASVDIQQRISYTPHRTIPKNPKPTATPSPPTTTTTSSPNLSVSDLLSRPEKVATQVPVSETSSFMGYDAWLPTAPKVEKPRSVYNAASLAFIGDCIYELYARRNFLFPPLNIEEYNDRVMAVVRCEAQDTMLQKLINDNVLSKEERDIIRWGKNIGSATKTRTKKRAGIAVYKRASSLETLVGHLYLTNTKRLDEIMLKLGFSVDGSTKLVLDEGNGKSAGH
- the LOC108222784 gene encoding DEAD-box ATP-dependent RNA helicase 20; this translates as MSRYDSRSGDPASYRDRRSDSGFGGISTSASKRVDYDGVESPRKLDLDGLTPFEKNFYVESSAVAAMSESDVDEYRLMREITVEGQDVPKPVKSFRDVRFPDYVMQEIEKAGFSEPTAIQAQGWPMALKGRDLIGIAETGSGKTLAYLLPAIVHVNAQPFLAPGDGPIVLVLAPTRELAVQIQQEATKFGASSKIKNTCIYGGVPKGPQVRDLQKGVEIVIATPGRLIDMLETHHTNLRRVTYLVLDEADRMLDMGFEPQIRKIVSQIRPDRQTLYWSATWPKEVEQLARKFLYNPYKVVIGSPDLKANHAIHQHVDIVSESQKYNKLVKLLEDIMDGSRILIFMDTKKGCDQITRQLRMDGWPALSIHGDKSQAERDWVLSEFKAGKSPIMTATDVAARGLDVKDVKYVINYDFPGSLEDYVHRIGRTGRAGAKGTAYSFFTAANARFAKELITILEEAGQKVSSELAAMGRGAPPPLAGGGFRDRGRGYGGARPWHK
- the LOC108220619 gene encoding uncharacterized protein LOC108220619 isoform X2, which translates into the protein MTFATIHSPVLSLTVRASVDIQQRISYTPHRTIPKNPKPTATPSPPTTTTTSSPNLSVSDLLSRPEKVATQVPVSETSSFMGYDAWLPTAPKVEKPRSVYNAASLAFIGDCIYELYARRNFLFPPLNIEEYNDRVMAVVRCEAQDTMLQKLINDNVLSKEERDIIRWGKNIGSATKTRTKKRAGIAVYKRASSLETLVGHLYLTNTKRLDEIMLKLGFSVDGSTKLVLDEGNGLPDIEQK
- the LOC108220619 gene encoding uncharacterized protein LOC108220619 isoform X6 is translated as MTFATIHSPVLSLTVRASVDIQQRISYTPHRTIPKNPKPTATPSPPTTTTTSSPNLSVSDLLSRPEKVATQVSETSSFMGYDAWLPTAPKVEKPRSVYNAASLAFIGDCIYELYARRNFLFPPLNIEEYNDRVMAVVRCEAQDTMLQKLINDNVLSKEERDIIRWGKNIGSATKTRTKKRAGIAVYKRASSLETLVGHLYLTNTKRLDEIMLKLGFSVDGSTKLVLDEGNGLPDIEQK
- the LOC108220619 gene encoding uncharacterized protein LOC108220619 isoform X3; translation: MTFATIHSPVLSLTVRASVDIQQRISYTPHRTIPKNPKPTATPSPPTTTTTSSPNLSVSDLLSRPEKVATQVPVSETSSFMGYDAWLPTAPKVEKPRSVYNAASLAFIGDCIYELYARRNFLFPPLNIEEYNDRVMAVVRCEAQDTMLQKLINDNVLSKEESRDIIRWGKNIGSATKTRTKKRAGIAVYKRASSLETLVGHLYLTNTKRLDEIMLKLGFSVDGSTKLVLDEGNGKSAGH
- the LOC108220619 gene encoding uncharacterized protein LOC108220619 isoform X1 encodes the protein MTFATIHSPVLSLTVRASVDIQQRISYTPHRTIPKNPKPTATPSPPTTTTTSSPNLSVSDLLSRPEKVATQVPVSETSSFMGYDAWLPTAPKVEKPRSVYNAASLAFIGDCIYELYARRNFLFPPLNIEEYNDRVMAVVRCEAQDTMLQKLINDNVLSKEESRDIIRWGKNIGSATKTRTKKRAGIAVYKRASSLETLVGHLYLTNTKRLDEIMLKLGFSVDGSTKLVLDEGNGLPDIEQK